One Aegilops tauschii subsp. strangulata cultivar AL8/78 chromosome 2, Aet v6.0, whole genome shotgun sequence genomic window, tggacacactcttccctctcgttgctatgcatcaccatgatcctgtgtgtgcataggatgtttttttaaattactacgttccccaacatatccTCCCAACCTCGAAGCCCCGACCAACACTCCACAGTCCCAAGATGGCGCCTTCAAGAAGTAAAATGACGTCTCACCGCCCAATCCGGAGATTtggggtgtgggggggggggggtggggcgGAGGTACCGTGAAATAGTAGGAGAGGCTCCTACTATGTAAATATATTTAAAAAGAATGAGGTTACAAGTTACATATGTACAAGCCCATTCTGCCACTTTGTACACGAGATTTTGGGTTTTCACATGGGACTCAGAGGTGGAGGGCAGGTAGGATGTCGATGCCGCCTACAGGAAGGGGAACAACGCCCGGGGCACCGCCGACATTGTGGTAAGAGAGCAACAACGGGCTGTCGGGGCAAGAAGGGGATCAAGGAAGGAGACCACCATCTCAGGTCCGCTCTAAGGACCGACGAGGAGGCCCCGAGAGCACGCTCCATGCTCGCCGCCGACCTGTTGCATGTGTGACCAAGGGCGGCGCACCTCCGCACACCACGCGCAGACCAACACCACCACGGAGCCCTTCACACCACCATCAGACGCCAGCCCTGTCGCCACCGCCCGCCGCAGGACCGTTGCGCCCTCCGCTAGCCCAGTGCCGCTGACCGACCTCACCATCCTGCACTTGCCGCCATTGGCAAGGGAAGAGCGGTCCCGCCGCCGTCGATGTCAACAAGGCTTCGCTCATCAGCGCTagctggcggcggcgaggggagggggGGAAAGGGGAGAGCTCCGCCAGCGGCTAGGGGTTTCTCCTCTAGGTCGCTCACGGGGGCGTCACGGGAGGGAGAGAAGGGGAGGAAAGAAGGAAGACTTGTGTAAGCTCATAGGTTTCAATAAGGTTGCTATAGTAATATGGATGCCTAGAGTCTCAACAAGCTCTTCTCACGGTGTGTCGCTGATAGATCCAGAAGGAAACGAAACCAATATCTTCAATGACTTGTCTATAATTTCATATTGTTGTAAGGAACTCTCGTAGTGACATGCCGTTGGGTCTTCTTTTGATGAATAAATAAATAGAAGAGGGTCAAAAATAAGAATATTCACAAGATATTCTAGTACCATAGTGAAGGAAAATAGGAAATAAATTGACGAATAAACATTTTTGCATCGAAAAAAGATACTCCCAAAACCAGTGGTGAAAAGATCATGAATTGGCCAAACTGCCTCCTTTCTCCTTTGCGCATTCCCCATAAATACCTTCTTCCTCCCCATCTCCCCCTCCATCATCACACACCAGAGGCACAAAGCCGCAACAGGCACATTCGCATACCAACGCAACACCCAGACAAACCCCAAGAAATCACTAGCCGCACCTCCATCCCCAAaatgctggccgccttcgtgaaGTTCTCCGGATTTTGGGCGAGACACGGTTGTCGAACGCCGACAGGCAAATATCCAACCCCCTTGAAACCGCCTCTCGCTTTGAGACCGGCCTGTGGATTTTGGACGTTCGGATCAGTTCGACGGTTCCGTGGTGAAGGCCTAAAATGTGTTTGGATCCTCCGATCACATGGAGATACGGGGTGTGTTTTTTTTTTTTCGAAACTCAGGCGATTTGGTGAGCCGTTGGAGCGCTCAGGCGATGCATGAAATGGACGTGTCTCTAGATGTGACCGTTTCAACCAATGCAACGATTCAATCGACGCCGTGGCTGCATGCAAGAGCCGACTTTACAAGGGACATGTCCATTCGTTTACAAGGAGTCAAGGACACACCATTGCAACCAACACGACCGCCTGTTGatctttctttttttttgcgaggagACCGCCTGTCGATCAACGTTGTCCTGTCTTTTCAACGATGCACCAGGCGGCTAATTAACATATTATGCCTAAAAGCAACTGGCGTTACATGAAGCCCTAGTTCACGCACCTGCGCAAGTCCAAATAGCCTTTAAAGACCGTTTCGCACTTTCATACACTCCAAAGGGCATGACTTTTCAATCATTGCATGTCCATCGCCGGCAATTAGCTCTCCTTAATTAATCATATCTATGATAGTATTAAGAtctagtagtaataattaaacgTCATCTTTTCATTGGGCATATGCATTGCACTTGCACTTGCTTATATGCACCTGCCCGTAGTagtagtatcataagttagtatcagAATGAGCCAAACATATACATTGCACTTGCTTATATGCACCTTTATACGGAGTACATGCACATATATATTATTTATCGATCCAGATATCCAATTAGTGAAAAGATACCTCGGAGGTGGACACAAGGCACTTGTGCCCAACATAGAAGAAAAGAGTACTGTAGAAGAAAACTCAACACCGTTATAAGTAGTACTATTTTGAAGAGAGAGCAGAAGGTACTAATATCCATAATTCTAACTCATTAATGTCTACTAATCGACAATTTAAGTGTATGTTTTCATGGAGGGTAATTTAAGTGTATGTTTTCATGGAGGGTAAATTGCACACATGAATAGTACTttctccgtttttatttactttgTATAttagatttggtcaaagtcaaactttgtaaactttgactaAGCTTGTAGACAAAAATAtcaacatatacaataacaaatcaataacATCAGATTTATTATTGAATacactttcacatcatatagatttgttaTTGTAAATGATTATATTTTTGTATAAATTTGATCAAACTCTATAAAATTTGATTTCAGTCAACTCTAATATGcaaagtaaataaaaacggagcgAGTATTTCAGTGAGCCAAATGGAGAAAAGAAGGGCTACACGATTCGCGATGCCGCACGACTAGATCGGCAGGACGTCAGTCTAGGTGGATACGACAGCAAGACGTCAGTCTAGGTGGATACGACAGCAAGACGTCAGCCTAAACAATTTAATATCAGAATTATTCCTAGGGGAACCATGCCTTAATTGGAGCTGGGTAGGCAGCGGTGTGTTCGTGTCTcgggcaaatttgacaaatttgacctatagacgaaatcaaatcacagaatgaactatccgtgaaactatttcacgcggctgacttTTTTGTGTGACGtccgacacgaaggcgccacactacactgtgcaacgcctcacagataggcgctacacggccAACGCCGCACCCGTGTGATcagaaaattactaagtcagtgtgcagcgcctagctcctaggcgttgcactagtgcagcgcctagcttccaggcgttgcactagtgcagcgcctgagagctaggcgccacaggTCAGCCGCGTAAAATAGTTTTacggacagttcattctgtgatttgatttcgtgtCTCGCAGCCGGCGGCTCCGCGATGGTCAGATTCGGGCCGTCATTGCCGCATGCATACTCTGGATTTGACAAACATGCGGTGGTTGAGAGGGGTTTGTCCCCTTGCTGCTGCGGTGCGGCAACTTCCTTCTGAGAAAGAAAACCGTTGAATCGAAGCCCAACGGTATATGTGCAGCAATTCTCGGGATCGACGGTGCGAAACACTTGGTACCAATGAAAAGTCAGATGCATGCGGCTTACAGTACAACCGAAGAACAGGCCGCTATCCTGAAAGCTGAAAGTCACCATGCATGGCTGGATGCCCTTCATAGACCAACGGATGGAAACTCAGCTCGTTCCGAATAGAAACAATTGCGTTCACGTTGCTAGGAAATTTCTCTCGTCATTTTTTTACACGTGCAAAATGCTAGTATATGCCATCGGTGTTGCAGTGTTACAAGTCATAGGCACCATTGCAAACACGCAAAGCTGGTACCAACAAAAAATGTAGTTGCTCCGCTTTCTCTTTCTAAGAAATGTCTCTATTTATTCCGAGTGGTAGATAAATTGTACAAAGCACTGAAATGAACAAAGACACAATTTAACCTATTCAAATGGCTAAGTAGGCGAAAATGAGAACTCAGCCGAAAAAAATGTGCATTctttcaatttcagtgccatctTTTTGCGAGAGAAAATTTGTTTCTCAAAACAAGAAAAATCTTGCAAATCATGATGAACCGTTGCATACTTCATTGACCGGCTAGCGTCCAAGAGTTGTACTATTCTACTATGTGGAAGTACCGAGTAATTCATGTGCGATAATACTATCTCTGTTTCCATTTAACCGTCAAAAtgtcttatatttagaaacaaaTGGAGTACTTCATAGTGGTAGTCCATACTAACATTTCCAAGCGAGTAATTTTCCAAGGTATCAAAGAATCATGAAATTGACACGTCGATTTAATTCTAAAATTTGACACATGAATAGGCGTGCCGACAATTATGAACATGATGTGTAATTGTATAATGAAATTCAATTTCGCTTCATAATAAGACGGGACTAATTCTGTTTTTGACCTttggagagggggggggggcaacaACCGATGCTAGGTTGCGAATAAGAAAAAGAATCCCTCCCAAAGAGGGACTTGCGTATGAATATCTAGTCCGTTTATCGGTGAGACAATAGATAACTAAGCCGATGATTACTAGGTCACCTGAGAGGATGACCAACCACACCAGGACTAAGCTCGGCGGCTACAACGTCTCATTTTCTAAGAAGGAGGGACTCTTTCGATTTTGAAAGCTTGGTATAACAATGGCATTTGCAGTGCCTTTTACTGTTGGTTCACTGCATTTTTCTAGGCTCCAACATGCGGCTTACAATCGAAGGAAAGAGGCAGCTTAGTATATTTTTTATGTGATTTTATTTTCTATTGTTTGTTTTGTGTCATGTCTTTTTCAGTGTGCTGGCTATTATTTCCCTTGATAATTATTAGATATAAAAAGTCATTCCGTGTCTTTTTAAAAGAAATATAATCATCTCTctttatttatatatatataaataatcCTATCTATTTTCAAGTGATATATAAATTATACTGATGCATAAATGAACAAAACCACAAATTAACTTATCTAAAGGGCTATATTTTTCTTCTTTGAGGCGGCGATTTGCTACGTAGATCACGGTCGTCAGTATGTCCTGATTTAAATCAATGACTTTTCATCCGCTACGTCTATAAGCTCATAGGTTTTAACAAGGATGCTCCAGTAAACTGGATGCCCAGAGTTGATAACAAGGTTTGCTTACAGTGTGCCGCCTACCGACCCAGAATGAAAACCACACAAATTTCTTCAAATGACTTGTCTGTAATTTCATATTCTTGTAAGGAACTTCTCGTAGGGACGTGCCTTTGGGCCTTCTTGTtgataaataaataaataaaagagggtCAAAAACAAGAATATTCACAAGATATTCTAGTAGTACCATAGTGCAGGAAAATAGGGCATAAATTAAATTAACGAATAAACATTTTTTTGCATCGAAAAAAGATACTCCTAAAACCAGTGGCGAAAAGATCATGAACTGGCCAAACCGCCTCCCTTCTCCTTCGCGCATCCCCCATAAATACCTTCTTCCACCCCATCTCCCCCTCCACCATCACAAACCGGCGGCACAGACCCGCACCAGGCGCATTCGCATACCACCGCAACACACAGACAAACCCCAAGAAATCACCAGCCGCGCCTCCCGCCGCCAAAATgctggccgccgccgcctccgtgaAGTTCTCCCCGGCGTCCGCCGGTACCAGTAGCACCACCAAGTTGGCCTTCAAGCCTGTCCACCTCCCTTTCCTCCCCAACGCCGTCCCGCGTCCCCTCTCCCTCTCGGCGCGTCCTCTGTACCGCCAGGAGCCGTTCCTGGCGGCGGCCCGCAACGACCGTGCCGCGTCAACGGCGCCCCCTGCAGCCACCGCGGATGGCGCGCGGCCGGTGGAGACGGCGGCCGCGCCGGAGGCCGCGAAGAGCGCCAAGATCGGGGTCTACTTCGCCACGTGGTGGGCGCTGAACGTGATCTTCAACATATACAACAAGAAGGTGCTGAATGCGTTCCCGTACCCGTGGCTCACGTCGACCCTGTCCCTGGCCGCCGGCTCCGCCATCATGCTCGTGTCCTGGGCCACCAGGATCGCCGAGGCGCCCCAGACGGACCTCGATTTCTGGAAGGCTCTCTCTCCGGTGAGCGTCCTGCGCACGCGTGGCTTCTTGGCGCGCTCTGTTCTTGCCAATCTCACCGGCACGTACGTCTTCTCGATGTGCTGATGCTTGTGTGTTGggaattttttgatttttgcGTCCGAGCAGGTGGCGATTGCGCACACGATCGGGCACGTGGCGGCGACGGTGAGCATGGCGAAGGTGGCCGTGTCCTTCACGCACATCATCAAGAGCGCGGAGCCGGCGTTCAGCGTGCTCGTCTCGAGATTCTTCCTCGGCGAGCACTTCCCGTTGCCGGTCTACTTCTCCCTCCTCCCGATCATAGGTGGATGCGCTCTCGCGGCCGTCACCGAGCTCAATTTCAACATGATTGGTGAGGACTCCCATTTTGTTGAACCTTGAAATTACCTCCAGCAGGTACCACCACATAAGAAATATCGTCACTTTTGCTAGTACACAACAGATATTTTTCAGTAGTACTCCATTTACGAAGAACCTTAACTGTCCACAAGTCCTGAGGTCTATAATTTAGCACGTATATTGTACCAAAAGCTTTGTCTTTGATGTCAAAATTGGACAACGTTGTACTTTTGGGTACGACTTTGGTATCGGTCCTTGAAAGTAGGCGGTTTAATTGAACATTATATAGATTTCGTTTGACACTGTTGATTCTGATGATACCACGTGTGCTCAATTCACTGTAGGATTCCTGGGGGCGATGATCTCCAACCTGGCTTTTGTGTTCCGGAACATATTCTCCAAGAAAGGGATGAAGGGCAAGTCGGTGAGCGGGATGAACTACTATGCCTGCCTCTCCATGCTGTCCCTGGTGATCCTCCTCCCTTTCGCCTTCGCCATGGAGGGCCCCAAGGTGTGGGCTGCAGGCTGGCAGAATGCAGTCGCCGAGATCGGTCCCAACTTCGTCTGGTAAGCTCCATCACAGCACGTGACTGCTTGCCAGTTCGCTGTCATAAGTTCATAGCCACCATGTCAGTTGTGTTGATGCTTAGCAATTCTAAATGCTTAATGAACTTTGGAGACGAACTATAGCATAGCAGTGTAGCATTCATGCTTCAGAATGAATTGGCACAAGTTCATTCACACAAGACTAAGATTTTGATAGTTTGGGTGATGATTCAGCTGGTTAACGTGTGTAAATAAATGGATTCCTCTGTGTGTTGGTATGTAGGTGGGTGGCGGCGCAGAGCGTGTTCTACCACCTGTACAACCAGGTGTCGTACATGTCGCTGGACGAGATCTCGCCGCTGACATTCAGCGTGGGCAACACCATGAAGCGCATCTCGGTCATCGTCGCGTCCATCATCATCTTCCGCACGCCGGTGCAGCCCGTCAACGCGCTCGGGGCGGCCATCGCCATCCTCGGAACCTTCATCTACTCCCAGGTGATCCATCTCACACGTCTCACTTACCTCACCGCGTACGTAAGGAAGAAGGAAGCAAGCAATTCAGAATTTGACACTAAAACTTTGTTGGCCTCGTGTTGCAGGCAAAGCAGTAAGGGAAAACCATCGAAACGATGTCTCTTCCGACGAGAGTCGGCCCGGCGGCGTTCGGACACTATATGTTGTTGAGCATATCTAATTAAGGACCCCCCTTGTAATATTATATACTCGTATTAGGaaccttcttcttcctttttccttttttttctagGTTTAGCTGCGGATGTCTCTGAATTCTTCGTTTGTTGTTCCGTGACCATGGTGCTGATGATGTAGAGAGGTGAATGAATCCATCCAAATAAAGTTGCCAGGAATTTTTGCCCCCGATCTCCAGCCTACTTATAACGTGGTCCAAAACAAGTCGCGTGGTTGAGAATGCATCGGCCCAGATTGTTTCCTTGCTGGCGATGGATACAGGGGCATGGCGGCGTCGTGCAATTTGCGAAGCCGAGATCTCTGCGATGAGTGCGACGTTGGAGCGTAGCTCCTTCCCTTTGCTTGTTGCCTTGCCCTCCTCTCTTGTTTGGGAGCTTGTGCTGGGTCCCCGGCTCGTTTTGCCGAATACCCGGCGTTTGGGCGCGGCATATGCCCCCCGTCGCATATATTCTTTGGTTCAACGTCACCTTTTCCGGTGCTCAAAGGGGCGATGGGTTTGGTCTTCGATCCCGACGTTTCTTTCGGTGCTTTTTGGGAGCAGGAAACATCCtcaggctggtcatagtgggagtaacttagactagtgtcatgcatatgacactagtctaagttactaccttCATAATGCAAAGTAATATAATAGTAGTATTATAGATGGCTTCATTTATTAGCCCatagactcatcttgtcttgaaaagcgctatgttacagtaacatattatgttaccatcTCTCATTAATTACTTGCACATAAGCAGAATTTTCTCGAAGTACGCTATGTTACTAGCTAagttccactatgactagcctctTATCGATGGAACACCTTTCTAGGCGTAATCTACAATGCGAAGAGTAGGAAACCTCATATCGATGAAATAGCTTTCTAGGGGAGTCCATCACTACAAGAAATCAGTTGGATTCATCCCATGACAGCACGGTTGGCGATATTTCGAAAGAGGAATAGGGGTTTAAAGCAGGAACTTGTATTAAGATGGGAATTATGTGCGAGGATATGTAGAACCTATTCCGTTTTGATTCGTGGGAATGACTAAATAAGAAACGGAGGAAAGTTATGATAGAATTTCAAGATGGGACTCACTAATTCCTTCTTGATTTCAAATCCCCATTCCCTAGCTCTAATTACCCACAACTAGACACGTTGGGCAGGAAGAACCCTTCGCAATTTCCCCAGCAGTCACTGATAACAGCTTTCATATGCCAAAAAGAATATGCAAAGCTCAAATTACCATGTCAATCAACTCCATGCTGTTAAAATAAAGACATTATACGGAATGAAAGAGGATTCAAGCTACAAAACTTCACTTAGCCAAAAGTCGCCTCTTGCTTAAATGCGAGACACAGGAGTTTGGATACATGACAAGGTCTGATTAATTTAACTCCTAacaacaaactcttaacacaagtAGTAATACTTCTTGACCACCACCACTCCAGATAGGTGAAAGCAGTCTAGAAAAGAGATGTCCCCTTGCCCTTCTTGTCTCCACCGATCTCAAAATGCTTGCACCTCTGCATAGATAGAGGAATAATAAAGAATGAGCAAGCAcaacaaaataaaaagaaaaatgatcATTTTTCAAGATAAAAGGAACAAACCTTGATGGCACGCTGGGAGTAGTGCTTGCAGCTCTGGCATTGCAGCTTCAGCACAATCTTCTTTGTGGTTTTTGCCTGAAAAACGTCACAACATTAGCATTGCATAGCTGCTTCTAATCTTTATTTATCAGACAAATACACTACACAGGCACACCATAAGTACTATGGCGGTGAATTGGTAGACAAATCAGATAAACTAAAATGAACTATATATATCATGTTGGCAGGTCGGTAGACAATCACAAGCAACGATGCTGCCATACCTTCTTGTGGAAAACAGGCTTGGTCTGACCACCATATCCCGACTGCTTCCTGTCATAACGACGCTTTCCCTGGGCAGACAGACTGTCCTTACCCTTCTTGTACTGAGTGACCTTATGAAGTGTGTGCTTCTTGCACTCCTTGTTTTTGCAGTAGGTCTTCTTGGTCTTCGGAACATTCACCTAAATAGCATTTGCAACAAAACTAGTGTTCAAATAGGGTTTGCATGAAACTGGATACATGTTCGGATGGCATTGCAATAATAAAAAAGGGCTATAGAAACAAGTGCAGGAATGTTCAAAAAATACTAAGAAAACCTATAGTACAAACTTCAATTAGGTCCTCAGAAACATGCTTATGGTTGTCATCATAACGATAATCAGGTC contains:
- the LOC109776546 gene encoding large ribosomal subunit protein eL42z/eL42y; amino-acid sequence: MVNVPKTKKTYCKNKECKKHTLHKVTQYKKGKDSLSAQGKRRYDRKQSGYGGQTKPVFHKKAKTTKKIVLKLQCQSCKHYSQRAIKRCKHFEIGGDKKGKGTSLF
- the LOC109776545 gene encoding glucose-6-phosphate/phosphate translocator 2, chloroplastic gives rise to the protein MLAAAASVKFSPASAGTSSTTKLAFKPVHLPFLPNAVPRPLSLSARPLYRQEPFLAAARNDRAASTAPPAATADGARPVETAAAPEAAKSAKIGVYFATWWALNVIFNIYNKKVLNAFPYPWLTSTLSLAAGSAIMLVSWATRIAEAPQTDLDFWKALSPVAIAHTIGHVAATVSMAKVAVSFTHIIKSAEPAFSVLVSRFFLGEHFPLPVYFSLLPIIGGCALAAVTELNFNMIGFLGAMISNLAFVFRNIFSKKGMKGKSVSGMNYYACLSMLSLVILLPFAFAMEGPKVWAAGWQNAVAEIGPNFVWWVAAQSVFYHLYNQVSYMSLDEISPLTFSVGNTMKRISVIVASIIIFRTPVQPVNALGAAIAILGTFIYSQAKQ